In Solanum pennellii chromosome 7, SPENNV200, the following are encoded in one genomic region:
- the LOC107026542 gene encoding uncharacterized protein LOC107026542 isoform X1 yields MSTVEDLFVEIFERKHKIIELVKQHTDRYSQHLATKFKIQGINPPPWLFNSQQSSNPKELNKEQLISVNIPRPPTVRQASARCSLIKRPVVRDDNEEMSQGGFLEVPVTNKSFHPEDGSANTAVNPDNNQECSLNTVPEPDVSVNSPLDQTDAIVLNNFNDLDLSLARIQRSKSRQKALQLRNSAQTEAKDYSSRQKKYVITPIGIGLSTSEQVDHNNESQKLSEPCVVSSSSGGFRESAERTHEEEREINVHMGEYSKHKASTKCLEGVNHYVEVDSLTDLAEKSHTTEVDNSFATAQKGHSTHKHSCNFAATGTSLSASQLNEFSDKPDNQPESFPVVTEVSKLTEFVEVHQHEGIEVNKVTRSRSDYKQLNCINDSLKVDGSADVVQKDEQTQACSAGCVSGRSLEVADTSNIHKPTVKSHQETKKKNGSYCGRITRSRSMAPKLPCPGDDSHATISTFSDRVSNDVFAPAIGGSSAVLFTNLDSLKSAEPSLILYHKSPKTQSNMDSEVIAEPIDTSTVAGSGGGGSMSANSEKSLHENYDTHCPTGSKSVAPSSDNNETHNKQGSTEAVMEGSPTCRSRTGNSKPKVGVEHLVANPPHDCFMPIKPKQLEFDDKEECNLKMTFTPNFEEKSTKSTDVISNTSPEPTSEKKISGSPVDNRTSREQLKLEREISNKCSEVPGSSFSTTIREPAGTVMNGCALDMDEHRASRDTINESRGVQCSRQSSYLHDDETLSNDVGHQDADTNIELNLKESYNSMVDNVEVGGNSCDRTAQCLSTSYVANNKIAATPHISSLTKKVTGDTQVCLAKNFDIEDPISISPDAKKRSCTPNDPNLSRFKGEESYRDVCVKFDMDRDSLPSGQKDDENLNLSVSSKLEITREPLFDDRFRSAKMDSWPQVKRKKVEDKQTNCFSACPSSQMSKLYQAHVDTVSLNFNTSQEKTDNVVEHTPFRTKSSSVSISEKKNCHLKEGSGSSPKLLNKMGGKSCDRNTQCLPASYAVNTKTAATHHISTSTGDSQDCLVKELELEDLTSITPDGKRQPSMPNDRNLSCLDGENTHGDACGKHNTDRHSHQKEDDLLTWSPQQSGSNDEDNLDLPVSSEIANAREFSLFDRRLRSVKLDSWPQVKRKRLEDNQSNCFSVCPSSQMSKLYQAQMDAVSLNFSASQGKTDNVVQGKPFRAKSSTTGSPETKSFPLKEGVGSLRKLQNEMDAICYEKRNNSTESASSSVDKLLRVSHVSSLFQKSAEKELETGEEHELLSNAENFSDEQDIPASLHLEKNVELDHSENLTRLERKSHIGEHNLYSQSFICSSPLNRDLDIVDADQSKPVLEGFIIDASTSGGELDITQLEINYETTIQRASILEQICKSASAHTPLSHFTSSFGFDRARNLYQSLPNGLLEHLDLSTFLSEEDVNKQVRASDSCMDEAKDSKLKIPCSDYQPSYGCQFGGRSGNQYQSPVGKFWERIPSHSSSSEKGLNLNPELMCFPIEEDPNSSEENETADMAGKIRDELDSTVVKSHVKRLPLASISNSCLNPPASVSAAEKSHARGSLDSVNTDVSCSGHHNKAKRKLGSSFRNMSAAKVKQTSLMGTKGIKQGKESLRRSSRPKLSAKSSFKRERQNLSEKGPSHNNIVTNVTSFIPLVQQKQAAAVCTGKRDVKVKALEAAEAAKRLEEKKENERKMRKEAMKHERARLEQENSKQLENHKKKKEEEKKKKEADAIARKRLREEEEKNERERKRKRVEEGRRQQREQDDKIHAKRAEKDKGLPTNDEKTMAKKKCNNDVDMSQKEKERVGKIFKKQESEPKPTETSRNDSFQATPSPGRCHIVDNFTDHEKADSECGTKKSREKSYEISPYQCSDDEEDEDVDLPIRKFIPSWASKPNVANVLPLQQGIDPDSIFPPNSFCSMDEVLVPRMVQQRPAPI; encoded by the exons ATGTCGACGGTTGAGGATCTGTTCGTAGAAATCTTCGAGAGAAAGCATAAGATCATCGAACTAGTTAAGCAACATACTGACCGGTATAGTCAACACCTCGCTACTAAATTTAAAATCCAAGGGATTAATCCTCCTCCATGGCTCTTCAATTCTCAGCAGTCGTCAAATCCCAAAG aGCTGAACAAAGAGCAGCTGATTTCTGTAAATATCCCACGGCCACCTACTGTGCGCCAAGCTAGTGCTCGTTGCTCATTGATCAAGAGGCCAGTTGTCAGAGATGACAATGAAGAAATGTCTCAGGGGGGGTTCTTGGAGGTTCCTGTTACCAACAAAAGTTTTCACCCTGAAGATGGGTCTGCTAATACAGCTGTAAATCCTGATAATAACCAGGAATGTTCTCTGAATACTGTTCCTGAGCCTGATGTAAGTGTTAACTCTCCCCTAGATCAGACAGATGCAATAGTCCtgaataattttaatgatttagaCTTGTCGCTAGCTAGAATTCAGAGGTCTAAGTCTAGACAAAAGGCTCTTCAGCTTCGAAATAGTGCACAAACCGAAGCAAAGGACTACTCCAGTCGGcagaaaaaatatgttattactCCTATAGGGATTGGCCTTTCTACTTCTGAACAAGTTGATCACAATAATGAGTCACAAAAATTGTCTGAACCTTGTGTAGTTAGTAGTAGTAGTGGTGGATTTAGGGAATCAGCTGAAAGAACtcatgaagaagaaagagagatcAATGTACATATGGGTGAATATTCGAAACATAAAGCATCTACCAAGTGTCTTGAGGGTGTGAATCATTATGTGGAAGTAGATAGCTTGACTGATCTTGCCGAGAAGAGTCATACAACAGAAGTAGATAACTCTTTTGCTACAGCTCAGAAAGGTCATTCAACACACAAACACAGTTGCAATTTTGCTGCCACAGGTACCAGTTTGTCTGCTTCTCAACTAAATGAATTTTCAGACAAGCCAGACAACCAGCCAGAATCTTTTCCTGTTGTTACTGAAGTCAGCAAGTTAACGGAATTTGTAGAAGTACACCAGCATGAGGGGATTGAAGTAAATAAAGTCACGAGGTCCAGAAGTGATTACAAACAACTAAACTGTATAAATGATTCTCTTAAAGTGGATGGTTCTGCTGATGTAGTTCAGAAAGATGAACAGACTCAAGCATGCTCTGCAGGTTGTGTGTCAGGTAGGTCATTGGAAGTGGCTGATACATCTAATATTCACAAACCAACAGTCAAAAGCCACCAAGAGACTAAGAAGAAGAATGGTAGTTATTGTGGTAGAATCACAAGATCCAGGAGTATGGCCCCAAAATTGCCTTGTCCAGGTGATGATTCACATGCCACTATATCCACATTTTCAGATAGGGTGAGCAATGATGTTTTTGCCCCAGCAATTGGTGGATCATCGGCAGTGTTATTTACCAATCTTGATTCTTTGAAATCAGCTGAACCTTCTCTAATATTGTATCATAAGAGCCCAAAGACACAAAGTAACATGGACAGTGAAGTCATAGCAGAGCCTATTGATACTTCCACTGTTGCTGGTTCTGGTGGTGGGGGTTCCATGTCTGCTAATTCAGAgaagtctttgcatgaaaattaCGACACTCATTGTCCAACTGGCAGCAAATCAGTCGCTCCATCCTCTGATAACAATGAGACTCATAATAAGCAAGGTAGCACTGAAGCTGTGATGGAAGGATCTCCTACTTGTAGGTCTAGAACTGGCAATTCTAAACCAAAAGTGGGAGTGGAACATCTGGTTGCCAATCCTCCACATGATTGTTTTATGCCCATAAAACCAAAGCAACTCGAATTTGATGACAAAGAAGAGTGTAACCTGAAGATGACCTTTACTCCTAACTTTGAGGAGAAGAGCACAAAATCAACGGATGTAATTTCCAATACCTCACCAGAACCAACCTCAGAAAAGAAGATATCTGGTAGTCCTGTAGATAACAGAACTTCTAGGGAACAGTTAAAACTTGAGCGAGAAATTTCAAATAAGTGTAGCGAAGTTCCAGGGAGTTCATTTTCTACGACAATCAGAGAGCCTGCCGGTACCGTAATGAATGGGTGCGCCTTGGATATGGATGAACATCGTGCATCAAGGGATACTATAAACGAGTCAAGGGGCGTACAATGTTCACGGCAATCTTCTTATCTGCATGATGATGAGACACTTTCAAATGATGTTGGTCATCAGGATGCAGACACTAACATTGAACTCAATCTGAAGGAATCATATAATTCAATGGTAGATAATGTTGAAGTG GGAGGTAACAGTTGTGACAGGACTGCTCAATGTTTGTCTACATCTTATGTTGCCAACAACAAAATTGCTGCTACACCTCACATCTCAAGTTTGACTAAAAAGGTTACTGGAGATACCCAGGTTTGCTTGGCGAAGAACTTTGACATTGAAGATCCGATTTCCATTTCCCCAGATGCAAAGAAACGGTCTTGCACGCCAAATGATCCAAATTTGTCCCGTTTCAAAGGTGAAGAGAGTTATAGAGATGTATGTGTCAAGTTTGATATGGACAGGGATTCCCTACCATCTGGACAGAAAGATGATGAGAATCTCAATCTCTCCGTATCAAGCAAACTTGAGATTACAAGGGAGCCCTTGTTTGATGACAGATTCAGATCTGCTAAGATGGATTCATGGCCACAAGTTAAGAGGAAAAAAGTTGAAGATAAGCAAACTAACTGCTTTTCTGCTTGTCCAAGCTCTCAAATGTCAAAGCTTTATCAGGCACACGTGGATACTGTAAGCTTAAATTTCAACACAAGTCAAGAAAAAACAGACAATGTTGTGGAACATACACCTTTCAGAACCAAGAGTTCTAGTGTTAGTATATCCGAGAAGAAAAATTGTCATTTGAAAGAAGGAAGTGGTTCATCGCCGAAGCTGCTAAATAAAATG GGAGGTAAAAGTTGTGACAGGAATACTCAGTGTCTACCTGCCTCATATGCTGTCAACACTAAAACTGCTGCTACACATCACATCTCAACTTCGACTGGCGATTCCCAGGATTGTTTGGTAAAGgaacttgaacttgaagatCTGACTTCCATTACCCCAGATGGAAAGAGACAGCCTAGCATGCCAAATGATCGAAATTTATCTTGTTTGGATGGTGAAAATACTCATGGAGATGCATGTGGTAAGCACAATACGGATAGGCATTCCCATCAGAAAGAGGATGACTTGCTTACATGGAGTCCACAACAATCTGGATCCAATGATGAAGATAATCTCGATCTTCCGGTATCAAGTGAAATTGCAAATGCGAGGGAGTTCTCATTGTTTGATCGACGATTGAGATCTGTTAAGCTGGATTCATGGCCACAAGTTAAGAGGAAAAGACTTGAAGATAACCAATCTAACTGTTTTTCTGTTTGTCCAAGCTCTCAAATGTCTAAGCTTTATCAGGCACAGATGGATGCAGTAAGCTTAAACTTCAGCGCAAGTCAAGGAAAGACAGACAATGTTGTGCAAGGTAAACCTTTCCGAGCCAAGAGCTCTACTACGGGTTCACCTGAGACGAAAAGTTTTCCTTTGAAAGAAGGCGTTGGTTCCTTGCGGAAGCTGCAAAACGAAATG GATGCGATATGTTATGAAAAGCGAAATAACAGCACCGAGTCTGCTTCCTCTTCTGTTGACAAACTATTACGTGTATCCCATGTCTCAAGTTTGTTTCAAAAGTCAGCTGAAAAGGAACTGGAAACAGGAGAGGAACATGAACTCCTTTCCAATGCTGAGAATTTCTCGGATGAACAAGATATTCCAGCCTCACTGCACCTTGAAAAGAATGTTGAGTTGGATCATTCTGAAAACCTGACTCGTTTGGAGAGAAAATCTCATATCGGAGAACATAACTTATATTCCCAATCTTTTATTTGCTCTTCTCCACTAAATAGAGACTTGGATATCGTTGATGCTGATCAATCTAAGCCCGTGCTTGAGGGTTTCATTATAGATGCCTCAACATCAGGTGGAGAATTAGATATTACGCAGCTAGAGATCAACTATGAGACGACAATTCAGCGTGCGAGCATTCTGGAGCAGATCTGCAAATCAGCAAGTGCACATACACCCTTATCTCATTTCACATCTTCTTTTGGGTTTGACCGTGCTCGAAATCTATATCAATCTTTACCTAATGGGCTTCTTGAGCATCTGGATCTGAGCACCTTCTTGTCGGAGGAGGATGTCAACAAACAGGTTAGGGCAAGTGATAGCTGCATGGATGAAGCGAAAGATTCTAAACTGAAGATACCTTGTTCTGATTATCAACCTTCTTACGGATGTCAATTTGGAGGGAGGTCAGGAAATCAATACCAGTCTCCTGTTGGAAAGTTTTGGGAAAGGATCCCGTCACATTCTAGCAGTTCAGAGAAGGGTTTGAACTTAAACCCAGAGCTCATGTGTTTCCCAATTGAGGAGGATCCCAATAGTAGTGAGGAGAATGAGACTGCAGATATGGCAGGTAAAATCCGTGATGAATTGGATTCAACAGTAGTGAAAAGTCATGTCAAAAGACTACCACTTGCATCAATATCTAACTCATGTCTTAATCCCCCTGCTTCAGTCTCTGCGGCTGAGAAGTCTCATGCAAGGGGAAGTTTGGATTCTGTCAATACAGATGTTAGCTGCAGTGGGCATCATAATAAAGCCAAGAGAAAGCTTGGAAGTAGCTTCAGAAATATGAGTGCTGCAAAGGTAAAACAGACTTCTTTGATGGGTACGAAAGGAATTAAACAAGGTAAGGAATCCCTTAGGAGGTCTAGTAGGCCAAAACTATCAGCTAAATCCAGTTTCAAGAGAGAGAGACAGAATCTTTCAGAAAAAGGGCCAAGTCATAACAACATTGTCACAAATGTGACTTCATTTATACCACTAGTCCAACAGAAACAAGCAGCTGCTGTATGTACAG GAAAGAGAGATGTAAAAGTAAAGGCTCTGGAAGCTGCTGAAGCTGCAAAACGCCtggaagagaaaaaagagaacgAGCGTAAGATGAGGAAGGAAGCAATGAAGCACGAGCGGGCACGGTTAGAGcaagaaaattcaaaacaattggaaaatcacaagaaaaagaaggaagaggaaaagaagaaaaaggaagcTGATGCAATAGCAAGGAAAAGGCtgagggaagaagaagaaaaaaatgagagggaaaggaaaagaaagcGAGTCGAAGAAGGACGCCGACAGCAGAGAGAGCAGGACGATAAAATTCATGCTAAAAGAGCGGAGAAAGATAAAGGACTTCCCACTAAT GATGAAAAGACGATGGCTAAAAAGAAATGTAATAATGATGTTGATATGTcccaaaaagaaaaggaaagagttGGAAAGATCTTCAAGAAGCAAGAGAGTGAACCGAAGCCCACTGAGACTTCGAGAAATGATTCATTTCAAGCAACACCATCACCAGGAAGATGTCACATTGTTGATAACTTTACTGATCATGAAAAG GCTGACAGTGAGTGTGGTACCAAGAAAAGTCGAGAGAAATCATATGAGATCTCACCTTATCAGTGCTCTGATGATGAAGAGGATGAGGATGTAGATCTACCCATCCGAAAATTTATTCCCTCGTGGGCCAG TAAACCCAATGTGGCTAATGTCCTACCTCTGCAGCAAGGAATTGACCCTGACTCCATATTTCCCCCCAATAGTTTCTGCAGTATGGATGAAG TACTTGTGCCGAGGATGGTTCAGCAGAGACCTGCGCCCATCTGA